A genome region from Streptomyces pratensis includes the following:
- a CDS encoding SDR family NAD(P)-dependent oxidoreductase, with the protein MADDKLLEYLKRVTADLHQTRERLREVEAGEQEPIAIVAMSCRFPGGIASPEDLWSLVAAGADAMSPFPDDRGWDTGRIYDADPEQSGTSYVRSGGFVDGVAEFDSGLFGISPREALSMDPQQRLLLETAWEAFERAGIDPMSLSGARVGVFAGSSGQDYASLLQFSPESVEGYGLTGTAASVISGRVSYAFGLEGPAVTVDTACSSSLVALHLAAHALRQGECSLALAGGVTVMSTPGAFIEFSRQRGLSTDGRCKAFAKAADGTGWAEGAGLLLLERLSDARRNGHEVLAVVRGSAVNQDGASNGLTAPNGPSQQRVIQEALANAGLTADQVDAIEAHGTGTTLGDPIEAQALLATYGRNRQSDHPVLLGSVKSNLGHTQAAAGVAGIIKMVEAMRHGTLPKTLHIDEPTPHVDWTAGAVQLLTERTDWPQTGRPKRFGISSFGMSGTNAHTVIEEAPSPEPTARAEQGDALPALVWTVSGKTQEALLGQAAQVLSHAESSDATSLDLAFSLATGRAALDHRAVVVGDTREGLLNGLRALVSGAPAQGQASGVATEDGRLGLLFSGQGSQRPGMGRGLYEAFPVFAKAFDAVCAELDRHLDRPVKDIVLAADDADGATAGLIDRTVYTQAGLFAVETALFRLVTSWGIRPDYLLGHSIGELSAAHAAGALSLEDAAALVAARGRLMQALPGGGAMVSLQATEDEVRPLLRPGVSIAALNGPRAVVVSGDEDGVLEIAAHFEGQARKTKRLRVSHAFHSAHMEAMLDDFRAFAETVRFRAPELPIVSNVTGALISAKEITDPGYWVRHVREAVRFHDGIRTLLDHGVTTFLEMGPGGVLSAMGQEALTGAPAGTDEPVFLPALRADRPEARSLITALAELHVHGSGPDWRSFYEGTGARNTALPTYSFQRKRFWPKLSAAWAGDATAMGLRAAEHPLLSAAVTLADGDGVLFTGRLSSGTHPWLADHTVLGTALLPGTAFVELAVHAGDQVGCGHLVELNLEAPLILPEEGGTAVQMTVGAPDDTGHRPLYVYSRPDGQEGDETWTRNAGGLLAPGQAAAPDWSAFADWPPHDAVQVPMDDFYAQLEAANYGYGPAFQGLQRVWRRGDDVFAEVRLPEEPAAEARRFGLHPALFDAAMHSRAMLGNGDEGGPGQERLPFSWTGVSLYAAGASALRVRLSPTGTDTVSVALADESGAPVASVGATVLRPVSAEQLSTSRSPHHDSLFRVDWPVAQGGGTAPDTSGWIVLGDSDFGLPSGGRFADLYDLGAAVDDGLAAPDTLLIPCVTEPGTDTVEAAHGAVARVLALAQILLEDERFAYTRVVLITRGAVAATAEDEVEDVAQATVWGLVRSAQSENPGRFVLADIDGLPSSHRALPQALADAEPQFAVRAGQVRVPRLARVGTQTAGTAGTAFADPSGTVLMTGATGTLGKLFARHLVTAHGIRHLLLVSRRGPSAEGAAELEAELAGLGATVTVAACDVAERAQLAALLATVPADHPLTAVVHAAGVTDDGVLPALTPQRVTAVLRPKVDAAVTLHELTQDLDLSAFVMFSSVAATLGGAGQGNYAAANVFLDSLAQHRRARGLPATSLAWGLWADRSGMAANLDDTQLSRIGRSGVGSMESAQGLALFDATRDLDDALLVPAPLDVSGARGAGSVEAVPPMLRGLVRLPARPAANSGPGAGSAEEALAQLLAPLDEAGRAAAVLDLVRTQAGAVLGYSEHDEIGAQRAFNDLGFDSLTAIEMRNRMNLVTGLRLPSTLVFDYPTPAALADHVNELVAGSVSAGSGDTPRADAADSGEPIAIIGMSCRLPGGVETPEELWRLVDEGRDAITEVPESRGWEIEGLTGGFLTDPGDFDPAFFGISPREAVAMDPQQRLLLESSWEAVEAAGIDPAGLRGTRTGVFVGSSGQDYTGLLQQAEDNNAGYILTGTTASVISGRVSYTLGLEGPALTVDTACSSSLVALHLAAQALRNGECSMALAGGVMVMATPAGFAGLSGQGGLASDGRCRAFSESADGTGWSEGVGVLLVERLSDAQANGHPVLAVVRGSAINQDGASNGLTAPNGPSQQRVIRQALANAGLTTQDVDVVEAHGTGTPLGDPIEAQAVLATYGTDRPQPVLLGSIKSNIGHSQAAAGVSGIIKMVLAMQRGTVPRSLHLDEPTSHVDWSAGAVSLLQKAVPWPETGRPRRSAVSSFGISGTNAHVVLEQAPEQPEAAPEAGEEPFLGATALPFVLSGTSAEALRDQAGRLHRHLLTHDDAVLADVGCSLATSRTRFGHRAAVVAAGRDDLLHALAALAEGTGAPGLVQAVAPGEEPKVVFAFPGQGAQWAGMARGLLDSSPVFAERIRECATALSGHTDWSLLDVLRGAPDAPGLDRVDVVQPALWAVMVSLAEVWRAAGVEPAAVVGHSQGEIAAACVAGALTLDDAARVVALRSKAILELSGLGGMASVPEPSEKVRARLTPWEGRLSVAAVNGPSSVVVSGDADALDELLAACTAEGVRAKRIDVDYASHSAHVERIHDRLLALLSDVAPRSSQVPLYSTVTGELLDTAGMDAEYWYTNLRRTVRLEETTQVLLGAGHRVFVEISPHPVLAVGLQETLDAAAVDGAVLGSLRRDEGGPDRFLSSLATAHVHGVPLDWTALFAGRDVRRAELPTYAFQNRRYWLPIRNSTSGDPASIGLGAADHPMLAAGVALADADGYLFTGRLSPRTQHWIGDHVVMETILLPGTGFVEMALRAAQQVGCDLVEELTLEAPLVLQERGAMQVQLVVGAPDATGRRPLTVHSRPADLPAEAGGLTETPWRRHATGVLATRAASGAPFDFTAWPPAGATQLELEGVYEQAAALGFGYGPMFQGLRSAWQSGEDIYAEVALPEDGRAEATGFALHPALFDAALQAMGLGSFGPGQGRGEDAGKPRLPFAWRGVSVYATGASVLRARLSPSGANGIAFQLADGTGAPVASVDALDMRPVDPQQLRTATQEGNDSLFRLSWEPGTVAPAGPAPAGPWAVLGADPAPLSAAGVHADGHADLDALLAAVEAGRPLPDTVIACLGAPEAHDAAAGAHTAARDALALLQGWLADERLAGTRLVLHTSNAVAVTTGESIGGLATAPVWGLVRSAQSEHPDRFVLVDSDDSEASWHALPGALALPETQLALRDGSVLMPRLARVAAEAGSDTGAAFYGGGTVLVTGGTGTLGSLLARHLVTRHGVRHLLLLSRQGDAAEGTAGLLAALRDAGAEARAVACDAADRDQLALALGTIDAAHPLTAVVHAAGVLDDGVITSLTGARMDAVLRPKVDAAVNLHDLTRDSDLSAFVMFSSAAGTLGSSGQGNYAAANAYQDALAHHRRASGLPATTLAWGFWAQASGMTGHLSDAEVRRMSGGGVAGLSSEEGLALFDLATASEDALLLPVRLDFAALRAQAAAGALPPLMRKLVRAAAPRAADTDGTGTGGVGLAQRLAGLSEEDRDHVVLDLVRTHAAAVLGHASADAVEPDMAFKKLGFDSLIAVDLRNRLNAATGLRLPATLVFDYPTPTELAAHLRTEVVPDTGAADAPVLAGIDRLEALLSSVGTDDDRRTRVTLRLNAMLANWGDIRVASEPAVPPQDLDTASDEEIFDFLGKEFGIS; encoded by the coding sequence GTGGCTGACGACAAGCTCCTCGAGTACCTGAAGCGGGTGACGGCCGACCTCCACCAGACCCGGGAGCGCCTTCGTGAGGTGGAGGCCGGGGAGCAGGAGCCCATCGCGATCGTCGCGATGAGCTGCCGGTTCCCCGGAGGGATCGCGAGCCCCGAGGACCTGTGGAGCCTGGTGGCCGCCGGTGCGGACGCGATGTCACCGTTCCCGGACGACCGAGGCTGGGACACCGGGCGCATCTACGATGCCGACCCCGAGCAGTCCGGCACGTCCTACGTCCGGTCGGGCGGTTTCGTCGACGGCGTAGCTGAATTCGACTCCGGCCTGTTCGGAATCAGCCCCCGCGAGGCCCTGTCCATGGACCCGCAGCAGCGGCTGCTCCTCGAGACGGCGTGGGAGGCGTTCGAACGGGCAGGCATCGACCCGATGTCGCTGTCCGGCGCACGGGTCGGCGTGTTCGCCGGCTCCAGCGGCCAGGACTACGCCTCCCTGCTGCAGTTCTCCCCGGAGAGCGTCGAGGGGTACGGCCTGACGGGCACGGCGGCCAGCGTGATCTCGGGACGGGTGTCGTACGCCTTCGGTCTCGAAGGCCCGGCCGTCACCGTGGACACGGCGTGCTCGTCGTCGCTCGTCGCCCTGCACCTGGCCGCGCACGCACTGCGTCAGGGCGAGTGCTCGCTGGCGCTGGCCGGCGGCGTGACGGTCATGTCGACCCCTGGTGCCTTCATCGAGTTCAGCCGGCAGCGCGGGCTGTCGACCGACGGCCGCTGCAAGGCCTTCGCCAAGGCCGCCGACGGCACCGGCTGGGCCGAGGGCGCCGGCCTGCTGCTCCTGGAGAGGCTGTCGGACGCCCGGCGCAACGGGCACGAGGTGCTGGCCGTCGTCCGCGGTTCCGCCGTGAACCAGGACGGTGCGAGCAACGGCCTCACCGCCCCCAACGGCCCCTCCCAGCAGCGCGTCATCCAGGAAGCGCTGGCGAACGCCGGACTCACCGCCGACCAGGTCGACGCGATCGAGGCCCACGGCACGGGCACGACGCTCGGCGACCCGATCGAGGCGCAGGCACTGCTCGCCACCTACGGCCGGAACCGGCAGAGCGACCACCCGGTCCTGCTCGGTTCGGTCAAGTCCAACCTCGGTCACACCCAGGCCGCCGCCGGTGTCGCCGGCATCATCAAAATGGTCGAGGCGATGCGCCACGGCACGCTGCCCAAGACGCTGCACATCGACGAGCCCACCCCGCACGTCGACTGGACCGCCGGTGCCGTCCAGCTGCTGACCGAGCGGACGGACTGGCCGCAGACCGGCCGGCCCAAGCGATTCGGCATCTCCTCGTTCGGCATGAGCGGGACGAACGCGCACACGGTCATCGAAGAGGCGCCGAGCCCCGAGCCGACCGCGCGGGCAGAGCAGGGCGACGCGCTGCCCGCACTCGTCTGGACCGTGTCCGGGAAGACCCAGGAGGCACTGCTGGGCCAGGCCGCCCAGGTGCTGTCGCACGCGGAGAGCTCCGACGCGACCTCACTGGACCTGGCCTTCTCGCTCGCCACCGGCCGCGCGGCCCTCGACCACCGGGCCGTCGTCGTCGGCGATACCCGCGAAGGCCTGCTGAACGGCCTGCGCGCGCTCGTCTCCGGCGCACCGGCCCAGGGACAGGCGAGCGGTGTCGCCACGGAGGACGGCCGGCTCGGTCTCCTCTTCTCCGGGCAGGGTTCGCAGCGGCCAGGCATGGGCCGTGGACTGTACGAGGCGTTCCCGGTGTTCGCCAAGGCGTTCGATGCCGTCTGTGCCGAGCTGGACCGGCACCTCGACCGGCCGGTCAAGGACATCGTCCTCGCCGCCGACGACGCCGACGGGGCCACCGCGGGACTGATCGACCGGACGGTCTACACACAGGCCGGCCTGTTCGCCGTGGAGACCGCGCTGTTCCGCCTCGTCACCTCCTGGGGCATCCGGCCCGACTACCTGCTCGGCCACTCCATCGGCGAGCTGTCGGCCGCCCACGCGGCGGGGGCGCTGTCCCTGGAGGACGCGGCCGCCCTGGTGGCCGCCCGCGGACGGCTGATGCAGGCTCTCCCCGGAGGCGGGGCGATGGTCTCGCTCCAGGCCACCGAGGACGAAGTCCGGCCCCTGCTGCGTCCGGGTGTCTCCATCGCCGCACTCAACGGACCCCGCGCGGTGGTCGTCTCCGGTGACGAGGACGGCGTACTGGAGATCGCCGCCCACTTCGAGGGACAGGCGCGCAAGACCAAGCGTCTCCGGGTCAGCCACGCCTTCCACTCCGCGCACATGGAAGCGATGCTGGACGACTTCCGGGCCTTCGCCGAGACGGTCCGGTTCCGCGCCCCCGAACTGCCGATCGTCTCCAACGTGACCGGCGCCCTCATCAGCGCCAAGGAGATCACCGATCCCGGCTACTGGGTACGCCACGTCCGCGAAGCCGTCCGCTTCCACGACGGAATCCGCACGCTCCTCGACCACGGCGTCACCACCTTCCTCGAGATGGGCCCCGGCGGCGTACTGAGCGCCATGGGCCAGGAAGCCCTGACCGGGGCTCCCGCAGGAACCGACGAGCCCGTCTTCCTGCCGGCCCTGCGCGCCGACCGGCCGGAGGCCCGGTCGCTGATCACCGCCCTCGCCGAACTGCACGTCCACGGCAGCGGACCGGACTGGCGATCCTTCTACGAAGGAACGGGCGCCAGGAACACCGCGCTGCCCACCTACTCCTTCCAGCGCAAGCGCTTCTGGCCGAAGCTGTCCGCAGCCTGGGCCGGTGACGCCACGGCCATGGGCCTGCGCGCGGCCGAACACCCGCTGCTCAGCGCGGCGGTCACCCTGGCCGACGGCGACGGCGTGCTGTTCACCGGCAGGCTGTCGTCGGGGACCCACCCCTGGCTGGCCGACCACACCGTCCTGGGCACGGCCCTGCTGCCCGGCACCGCATTCGTGGAACTGGCGGTCCACGCCGGCGACCAGGTCGGCTGCGGACATCTCGTCGAGCTCAACCTCGAAGCGCCGCTCATCCTTCCCGAAGAGGGCGGCACTGCCGTCCAGATGACGGTCGGGGCACCCGACGACACCGGGCACCGCCCGCTGTACGTGTACTCCCGCCCGGACGGCCAGGAAGGCGACGAGACCTGGACCCGCAACGCAGGTGGACTGCTCGCCCCCGGCCAGGCCGCAGCACCCGACTGGTCCGCGTTCGCCGACTGGCCGCCCCATGACGCCGTACAAGTACCCATGGACGACTTCTACGCCCAGCTCGAGGCCGCCAACTACGGTTACGGGCCCGCCTTCCAGGGTCTGCAACGCGTCTGGCGGCGCGGCGACGACGTCTTCGCCGAAGTGCGCCTCCCCGAGGAACCCGCCGCCGAGGCCCGGCGGTTCGGACTGCACCCTGCCCTGTTCGACGCCGCGATGCACTCACGGGCCATGCTGGGCAACGGCGACGAAGGCGGACCGGGCCAGGAACGGCTGCCGTTCTCCTGGACAGGCGTATCCCTGTACGCCGCCGGCGCCTCCGCGCTCCGGGTGCGGCTCTCGCCCACCGGCACCGACACCGTGTCCGTCGCGCTCGCCGACGAATCCGGGGCGCCCGTCGCCTCCGTCGGTGCGACCGTGCTGCGCCCGGTCTCCGCCGAGCAGCTCAGCACCTCCCGCAGCCCCCACCACGACTCGCTCTTCAGGGTCGACTGGCCGGTCGCCCAGGGCGGCGGCACCGCCCCGGACACCAGCGGCTGGATCGTCCTGGGCGACAGCGACTTCGGACTCCCGTCCGGCGGCCGGTTCGCCGACCTGTACGACCTCGGAGCAGCGGTCGACGACGGCCTCGCCGCCCCGGACACCCTCCTCATCCCGTGTGTGACCGAACCGGGCACCGACACGGTCGAGGCGGCGCACGGCGCGGTCGCACGCGTGCTGGCGCTCGCCCAGATCCTGCTCGAGGACGAGCGGTTCGCGTACACCCGCGTCGTCCTCATCACCCGCGGTGCCGTGGCCGCCACCGCCGAGGACGAGGTCGAGGACGTCGCGCAGGCGACCGTCTGGGGCCTCGTGCGCTCGGCACAGTCGGAGAACCCGGGCAGGTTCGTACTGGCCGACATCGATGGACTGCCCTCCTCTCACCGCGCGCTTCCCCAGGCGCTGGCCGACGCCGAACCGCAGTTCGCCGTCCGGGCCGGCCAGGTACGGGTGCCCCGGCTCGCCCGGGTCGGGACGCAGACCGCCGGCACGGCGGGCACCGCCTTCGCCGACCCCTCGGGCACCGTGCTGATGACGGGTGCCACCGGCACGCTCGGCAAGTTGTTCGCCCGTCACCTGGTGACCGCCCACGGCATCCGCCATCTGCTCCTCGTCAGCAGGCGCGGGCCGTCGGCGGAGGGCGCCGCAGAGCTGGAGGCCGAACTGGCCGGGCTGGGCGCCACCGTCACCGTCGCTGCCTGTGACGTGGCGGAGCGCGCACAGCTCGCCGCCCTGCTGGCCACGGTTCCCGCCGATCACCCGCTCACCGCCGTCGTGCACGCCGCAGGTGTCACCGACGACGGGGTGCTCCCCGCCCTGACACCTCAGCGTGTCACTGCCGTACTCCGCCCCAAGGTGGACGCGGCGGTGACGCTCCACGAGCTCACCCAGGACCTGGACCTCAGCGCCTTCGTCATGTTCTCCTCGGTCGCCGCCACACTCGGCGGCGCGGGACAGGGCAACTACGCCGCGGCCAACGTCTTCCTCGACTCCCTCGCCCAGCACCGCCGCGCACGCGGCCTGCCGGCCACCTCGCTCGCCTGGGGACTGTGGGCCGACCGCAGCGGAATGGCCGCGAACCTCGACGACACCCAGCTCAGCCGTATCGGCCGTTCCGGTGTCGGATCCATGGAGTCCGCGCAGGGGCTGGCCCTGTTCGACGCCACCCGCGACCTGGACGACGCCCTGCTCGTTCCGGCCCCCCTGGATGTGTCCGGGGCGCGCGGAGCAGGCTCCGTCGAAGCGGTTCCCCCCATGCTGCGCGGCCTGGTGCGCCTCCCGGCGCGCCCGGCAGCGAACAGCGGGCCCGGCGCCGGCTCCGCCGAAGAGGCCCTCGCGCAGTTGCTCGCCCCGCTCGACGAGGCCGGCCGCGCGGCCGCCGTACTCGATCTGGTCCGTACCCAGGCGGGCGCCGTCCTGGGCTACTCGGAGCACGACGAGATCGGAGCCCAGCGGGCCTTCAACGACCTGGGCTTCGACTCCCTCACCGCGATCGAGATGCGCAACCGGATGAACCTGGTCACCGGGCTGCGGCTGCCCTCGACCCTCGTCTTCGACTATCCGACACCTGCCGCACTCGCCGATCACGTCAACGAACTGGTCGCCGGTTCCGTATCCGCCGGCAGCGGTGACACACCGCGGGCCGACGCCGCGGACAGCGGTGAGCCCATCGCCATCATCGGTATGAGCTGCCGGCTCCCCGGAGGCGTGGAGACGCCCGAGGAGCTGTGGAGGCTCGTGGACGAGGGCCGCGACGCGATCACGGAGGTCCCGGAGTCACGGGGCTGGGAGATCGAAGGGCTCACCGGCGGATTCCTCACCGATCCGGGTGACTTCGACCCGGCCTTCTTCGGCATATCGCCGCGCGAGGCCGTCGCCATGGACCCGCAGCAGCGGCTGCTCCTGGAGTCCTCGTGGGAAGCCGTCGAAGCGGCGGGCATCGACCCGGCCGGCCTGCGAGGCACCCGCACCGGCGTCTTCGTCGGCTCCAGCGGCCAGGACTACACCGGTCTGCTGCAACAGGCCGAGGACAACAACGCCGGCTACATCCTGACCGGGACCACCGCGAGCGTCATCTCCGGCAGGGTGTCCTACACGCTCGGCCTGGAGGGGCCCGCCCTCACGGTCGACACCGCCTGCTCGTCGTCCTTGGTCGCCCTGCACCTGGCAGCCCAGGCACTGCGGAACGGCGAGTGCTCGATGGCACTCGCGGGCGGCGTCATGGTCATGGCCACCCCCGCCGGGTTCGCCGGGCTCAGCGGACAGGGCGGCCTCGCCTCCGACGGCCGCTGCCGCGCCTTCTCCGAATCCGCGGACGGCACCGGCTGGAGCGAGGGCGTCGGCGTCCTGCTCGTCGAGCGACTGTCCGACGCCCAGGCCAACGGACACCCGGTCCTGGCCGTGGTCCGGGGGTCGGCGATCAATCAGGACGGTGCCAGCAACGGACTGACCGCGCCCAACGGCCCCTCGCAGCAGCGAGTCATCCGACAGGCCCTGGCCAACGCGGGACTCACCACCCAGGACGTCGACGTCGTGGAGGCGCACGGCACCGGAACGCCGCTGGGCGACCCCATCGAGGCACAGGCCGTCCTCGCCACCTACGGCACGGACCGGCCCCAGCCCGTGCTGCTGGGCTCCATCAAGTCCAACATCGGTCACTCGCAGGCTGCCGCAGGCGTCTCCGGGATCATCAAGATGGTCCTGGCGATGCAGCGGGGAACGGTGCCGCGGAGCCTCCACCTGGACGAGCCCACCTCCCATGTGGACTGGTCCGCGGGAGCGGTGTCCCTGCTGCAGAAGGCCGTGCCGTGGCCCGAGACCGGCAGGCCGCGCCGCTCCGCCGTCTCGTCCTTCGGTATCAGCGGCACCAACGCCCACGTCGTCCTCGAACAGGCCCCCGAACAGCCGGAGGCCGCCCCCGAGGCGGGCGAGGAACCGTTCCTCGGAGCGACAGCCCTCCCCTTCGTTCTTTCTGGAACCTCGGCCGAGGCCCTGCGCGACCAGGCCGGGCGCCTGCACCGCCACCTGCTGACGCACGACGACGCGGTCCTGGCCGACGTCGGCTGCTCCCTGGCCACGTCCCGCACCCGCTTCGGACACCGGGCGGCCGTCGTCGCTGCCGGCCGGGACGACCTCCTGCACGCCCTCGCCGCCCTCGCGGAGGGCACCGGAGCTCCCGGCCTCGTCCAGGCGGTCGCCCCCGGGGAGGAGCCCAAGGTCGTCTTCGCGTTCCCCGGCCAGGGTGCGCAATGGGCGGGGATGGCACGCGGACTCCTGGACAGCAGCCCGGTGTTCGCCGAGCGGATCCGCGAGTGCGCCACCGCCCTGTCCGGCCACACCGACTGGTCCCTGCTCGACGTGCTGCGCGGAGCGCCGGACGCCCCCGGACTGGACCGCGTCGACGTGGTGCAGCCCGCCCTGTGGGCTGTCATGGTCTCGCTCGCCGAGGTGTGGCGTGCCGCCGGCGTCGAGCCGGCCGCCGTCGTCGGCCACTCGCAGGGCGAGATCGCCGCGGCCTGCGTCGCCGGCGCGCTGACACTGGACGACGCCGCCCGCGTGGTGGCGCTGCGGAGCAAGGCGATCCTGGAACTGTCCGGCCTGGGCGGAATGGCCTCCGTACCGGAGCCTTCGGAGAAGGTACGGGCGCGGCTCACCCCTTGGGAGGGGCGCCTGTCCGTCGCGGCCGTCAACGGACCGTCCTCCGTGGTCGTCTCCGGCGACGCCGACGCTCTTGACGAGCTACTCGCAGCCTGCACGGCCGAGGGGGTCCGCGCGAAGCGCATCGACGTCGACTACGCGTCGCACAGTGCGCACGTGGAGCGCATCCACGACCGCCTGCTCGCCCTGCTGTCCGACGTGGCTCCGCGCTCCTCGCAGGTGCCCCTGTACTCGACGGTCACGGGCGAACTCCTGGACACCGCGGGCATGGACGCCGAGTACTGGTACACGAATCTCCGCCGGACGGTCCGCCTGGAGGAGACCACACAGGTCCTGCTCGGCGCGGGCCACCGGGTGTTCGTCGAGATCAGCCCGCACCCCGTCCTGGCCGTCGGACTCCAGGAGACCCTGGACGCCGCCGCCGTCGACGGCGCCGTTCTCGGCTCGCTGCGCCGCGACGAGGGCGGTCCCGACCGGTTCCTGTCCTCGCTCGCCACCGCCCACGTGCACGGGGTCCCCCTCGACTGGACCGCGCTCTTCGCGGGGCGCGACGTGCGCCGGGCCGAGCTGCCCACGTATGCCTTCCAGAACCGGCGTTACTGGCTGCCGATCCGGAACAGCACGTCCGGCGACCCCGCCTCCATCGGCCTCGGCGCAGCCGATCACCCGATGCTCGCCGCCGGGGTCGCCCTGGCCGACGCCGACGGCTATCTGTTCACCGGCCGGCTCTCCCCACGTACCCAGCACTGGATCGGCGACCACGTCGTCATGGAGACGATCCTGCTCCCGGGCACCGGATTCGTGGAGATGGCACTGCGCGCAGCACAGCAGGTCGGCTGCGACCTCGTGGAGGAACTCACCCTGGAGGCACCGCTCGTCCTGCAGGAACGCGGTGCCATGCAGGTGCAGTTGGTCGTCGGCGCCCCGGACGCGACCGGCCGCCGGCCGCTCACCGTCCACTCCCGCCCGGCGGACCTGCCGGCCGAGGCAGGCGGCCTCACCGAGACGCCCTGGCGACGGCACGCCACCGGTGTGCTCGCGACCCGCGCCGCATCCGGCGCGCCGTTCGACTTCACCGCCTGGCCCCCCGCCGGGGCCACACAACTCGAACTCGAGGGTGTGTACGAACAGGCCGCCGCGCTCGGCTTCGGATACGGGCCGATGTTCCAGGGGTTGCGTTCCGCATGGCAGTCCGGTGAGGACATCTACGCGGAGGTGGCGCTCCCCGAGGACGGTCGCGCCGAAGCCACCGGATTCGCCCTCCACCCCGCCCTGTTCGACGCCGCGCTGCAGGCGATGGGACTCGGTTCGTTCGGTCCCGGCCAGGGACGCGGGGAGGACGCCGGCAAGCCCCGGCTCCCGTTCGCCTGGCGCGGTGTGAGCGTGTACGCGACCGGGGCGTCCGTCCTGCGGGCGCGGCTCTCCCCGAGCGGTGCGAACGGCATCGCGTTCCAACTGGCCGACGGCACCGGGGCGCCCGTAGCCTCGGTCGACGCCCTCGACATGCGGCCGGTCGATCCCCAGCAGCTGAGGACCGCCACGCAGGAGGGGAACGACTCCCTCTTCCGGCTCTCCTGGGAGCCCGGGACCGTCGCACCCGCCGGCCCCGCACCCGCCGGCCCCTGGGCCGTCCTGGGCGCGGACCCCGCGCCGCTGTCCGCAGCCGGCGTCCACGCCGACGGGCACGCGGACCTCGACGCGCTCCTCGCGGCCGTCGAAGCCGGCAGGCCCCTGCCCGACACCGTGATCGCCTGCCTCGGGGCTCCCGAGGCCCATGACGCGGCAGCCGGTGCGCACACCGCGGCCCGCGACGCACTGGCCCTGCTCCAGGGCTGGCTGGCCGACGAACGCCTCGCCGGCACCAGGCTGGTGCTCCACACCTCGAACGCGGTGGCTGTCACCACGGGCGAGAGCATCGGCGGCCTCGCCACGGCACCGGTCTGGGGGCTCGTCCGCTCGGCGCAGTCGGAGCACCCCGACCGCTTCGTCCTGGTCGACTCCGACGACAGCGAGGCCTCCTGGCACGCACTGCCCGGGGCCCTGGCCCTGCCGGAGACGCAACTCGCCCTGCGGGACGGCTCCGTGCTGATGCCCCGCCTGGCACGCGTGGCAGCGGAAGCCGGCAGCGACACCGGTGCAGCGTTCTACGGCGGAGGGACTGTCCTCGTCACCGGTGGTACAGGCACCCTGGGCAGTCTGCTCGCCCGCCACCTGGTCACCCGCCACGGTGTGCGCCACCTGCTCCTGCTGAGCCGGCAGGGCGACGCGGCCGAAGGCACCGCCGGCCTGCTGGCCGCGCTGCGGGACGCCGGCGCCGAAGCGCGCGCCGTGGCCTGCGACGCGGCGGACCGGGACCAACTGGCCCTGGCGCTCGGGACCATCGACGCCGCCCATCCGCTCACCGCCGTCGTACACGCGGCGGGTGTCCTGGACGACGGGGTCATCACCTCCCTCACAGGCGCCCGGATGGACGCGGTGCTGCGGCCCAAGGTCGACGCAGCGGTGAACCTCCACGACCTCACCCGGGACAGCGATCTGTCGGCGTTCGTGATGTTCTCCTCGGCCGCCGGCACCCTCGGCAGCTCAGGGCAGGGCAACTACGCGGCGGCCAACGCCTACCAGGACGCCCTCGCCCACCACCGCAGGGCCTCCGGCCTTCCCGCCACCACCCTGGCCTGGGGTTTCTGGGCCCAGGCGAGCGGCATGACCGGGCACCTCAGCGACGCGGAGGTACGCCGGATGAGCGGAGGCGGTGTCGCCGGGCTCTCCTCCGAGGAAGGACTCGCCCTCTTCGACCTCGCCACGGCGTCCGAAGACGCTCTGCTGCTGCCGGTCCGGCTGGACTTCGCGGCGCTCCGCGCGCAGGCGGCCGCCGGCGCGCTGCCGCCCCTGATGCGCAAGCTCGTCCGCGCGGCGGCGCCACGCGCGGCTGACACGGACGGCACGGGCACCGGGGGAGTGGGGCTGGCACAGCGCCTGGCCGGGCTGTCCGAGGAGGACCGCGACCACGTGGTCCTGGACCTGGTGCGCACCCACGCGGCCGCCGTCCTCGGACACGCCTCCGCCGACGCCGTGGAACCGGACATGGCGTTCAAGAAGCTCGGATTCGACTCGCTCATCGCCGTGGACCTGCGTAACCGGCTCAACGCCGCCACCGGGCTGCGGCTGCCGGCGACGCTGGTCTTCGACTACCCGACACCGACGGAACTGGCGGCGCACCTCCGCACCGAGGTCGTCCCCGACACCGGTGCGGCGGACGCTCCCGTGCTCGCCGGGATCGACCGGCTGGAAGCCCTGCTCAGCTCCGTCGGCACCGACGACGACCGGCGTACCAGGGTCACCCTGCGGCTCAACGCCATGCTCGCCAACTGGGGCGACATCCGGGTGGCGTCCGAACCGGCCGTACCGCCGCAGGACCTCGACACCGCCAGCGACGAAGAAATCTTCGACTTCCTCGGCAAGGAGTTCGGTATCTCGTGA